In one window of Ovis aries strain OAR_USU_Benz2616 breed Rambouillet chromosome 3, ARS-UI_Ramb_v3.0, whole genome shotgun sequence DNA:
- the LOC114113672 gene encoding NKG2-A/NKG2-B type II integral membrane protein-like: MRNQKENYSEPSLVKDTRRQHMRDSPSAREKLIVVILGIICFVLMYTIVRVITFIPRTQISEQNKSSLVTKLLKEFHCDCCPKEWFTYSNNCYSLSLEKETLNGSLMSCTTKNSTLLYIDSEEEMKFLMSLPTISWIPVFREGRGHAWKWRNGSIFKLKITDHTPGERNCAILSSRGIKAESCQIQHTYNCKHKLEN, encoded by the exons ATGAGGAACCAAAAGGAAAACTACTCAGAACCGAGTCTGGTTAAGGATACCAGGAGACAGCATATGAGAG ATTCACCATCAGCTCGAGAGAAGCTCATTGTTGTGATCCTGGGAATCATCTGTTTTGTCTTGATGTATACGATAGTGAGAGTGATAACTTTTATTCCAC gtaCCCAAATATCAGAACAGAATAAGTCCTCTTTGGTAACAAAGCTCCTTAAAG AATTTCATTGTGATTGTTGTCCAAAGGAGTGGTTTACATATTCCAACAATTGCTATTCTCTTAGTTTGGAAAAAGAAACATTGAATGGGAGTTTGATGTCCTGCACTACTAAGAATTCTACTCTGCTTTACATagatagtgaagaggaaatg AAATTTCTGATGTCCCTGCCAACTATATCATGGATTCCAGTCTTTCGTGAAGGTCGTGGTCATGCATGGAAGTGGCGAAATGGTTCAATTTTCAAACTaaa GATAACAGACCATACACCTGGTGAACGTAACTGTGCTATACTATCCTCAAGGGGCATAAAAGCAGAAAGCTGTCAGATTCAACATACATATAATTGCAAGCATAAGCTTGAGAATTAA